In Lacibacter sp. H375, one DNA window encodes the following:
- a CDS encoding polyprenol monophosphomannose synthase, whose protein sequence is MEKLVIIPTYNEKENIENIIRAVFTLHEGFHVLVIDDGSPDGTAQIVKQLQLSLPGQLFIEERKGKLGLGTAYIHGFKWAIEKGYQFICEMDADFSHNPADLSRLVDACKTGGADLAIGSRYVKGGAVANWPQNRIFLSKGASLYTRMITWMPVMDPTAGFVCYKRETLEALNLDGINFVGYAFQIEMKFAAWKLKFKIKEVPITFVDRKFGASKMNKGIVKEGILGVLKLRWQSLFKDYHARMKSKGEAASKFSSDDVIAQSKL, encoded by the coding sequence TTGGAAAAGCTCGTCATCATACCCACTTACAACGAAAAGGAAAATATTGAAAATATTATCCGTGCCGTTTTTACATTACATGAAGGTTTTCATGTGCTGGTGATCGATGATGGTTCTCCCGATGGTACGGCACAAATTGTAAAACAACTACAACTTTCTTTACCCGGTCAATTATTTATTGAAGAACGAAAAGGCAAGCTTGGATTGGGTACCGCATATATTCACGGTTTTAAATGGGCCATTGAAAAAGGATACCAGTTCATTTGCGAAATGGATGCCGATTTCAGTCATAACCCGGCTGATCTTTCACGTTTGGTTGATGCCTGCAAAACAGGTGGTGCTGATCTTGCAATTGGTAGCCGTTATGTAAAAGGTGGTGCTGTTGCTAACTGGCCGCAAAACCGCATCTTCCTTTCAAAAGGCGCATCTTTATATACACGCATGATCACCTGGATGCCGGTGATGGATCCTACTGCTGGTTTTGTTTGTTACAAACGTGAAACACTCGAAGCATTAAACTTAGACGGAATTAATTTTGTAGGTTATGCGTTCCAGATCGAAATGAAATTTGCTGCCTGGAAACTGAAGTTTAAGATAAAAGAAGTTCCTATCACCTTTGTTGATCGCAAGTTTGGTGCAAGTAAAATGAATAAAGGGATTGTGAAAGAAGGTATACTCGGCGTATTAAAACTACGTTGGCAAAGTTTATTCAAAGATTATCATGCAAGAATGAAAAGCAAAGGCGAAGCGGCGTCTAAATTTTCATCGGATGACGTAATAGCGCAAAGCAAATTGTGA
- a CDS encoding 3'-5' exonuclease, whose product MSQQISMGFDANNQSGNNNMSLQLNRPLAVIDLETTGINISSDRIVEIAIVKIMPDGSRQVKRKLINPEMPIPPSATEVHGISNEMVKDAPTFKQAANEIKMFMANCDLAGYNSNRFDIPLLVEEFLRAGLDIELNDRSLLDVQRVFHMMEQRTLSAAYKFYCDKVLDGAHSAEVDALATWEVLEAQVKRYPQMGASVDAIVKFTGEDQIVDFARRFVMENGIEVFNFGKHKGKPVTLVLKQEPQYYDWMMKGDFPLHTKQKLTEILNRTLLKKN is encoded by the coding sequence ATGAGCCAACAGATTTCGATGGGTTTCGACGCCAATAACCAATCCGGTAACAATAATATGAGTTTACAACTGAACCGACCGCTAGCCGTTATAGATCTTGAGACCACCGGTATAAATATCAGCAGCGACAGGATCGTTGAAATTGCCATCGTAAAAATTATGCCCGATGGCAGCCGCCAGGTAAAGCGGAAGCTCATTAACCCTGAAATGCCCATTCCGCCTTCTGCAACAGAAGTACACGGCATCAGCAATGAAATGGTGAAAGATGCGCCAACATTTAAGCAGGCCGCTAATGAAATTAAAATGTTCATGGCTAATTGCGATCTGGCAGGCTATAATTCCAACCGTTTTGATATACCGTTACTGGTTGAAGAATTTCTGCGTGCCGGTTTGGATATTGAATTGAACGATCGCTCTTTGCTGGATGTGCAACGTGTGTTTCACATGATGGAGCAACGCACACTTAGTGCAGCTTATAAGTTTTATTGTGATAAAGTATTAGATGGTGCTCATAGTGCCGAGGTGGATGCATTAGCAACCTGGGAAGTATTGGAAGCGCAGGTAAAGCGTTATCCGCAAATGGGTGCAAGTGTTGATGCAATTGTAAAGTTTACCGGCGAAGATCAGATCGTTGATTTTGCCCGCAGGTTTGTCATGGAAAACGGTATTGAAGTGTTCAACTTTGGGAAACATAAAGGCAAGCCTGTAACATTGGTATTAAAACAGGAACCGCAATATTATGATTGGATGATGAAGGGAGATTTCCCTCTGCATACCAAACAAAAACTCACAGAAATATTAAACCGCACCCTGTTAAAAAAGAACTAA